A genomic stretch from Nerophis ophidion isolate RoL-2023_Sa linkage group LG14, RoL_Noph_v1.0, whole genome shotgun sequence includes:
- the LOC133568689 gene encoding LOW QUALITY PROTEIN: uncharacterized protein LOC133568689 (The sequence of the model RefSeq protein was modified relative to this genomic sequence to represent the inferred CDS: deleted 1 base in 1 codon; substituted 1 base at 1 genomic stop codon) translates to LEEKEKEEEEENQKEKEKEGEEEQKEEEKKNEKEEEKEEKKKENKLEEKNKKKGEEEKEDXKEEEKEGNEEEQN, encoded by the exons ctggaggagaaggagaaggaagaggaggaggagaatcAGAAGGAGAAAGAGAAGGAGGGG GAGGAagagcagaaggaggaggagaagaagaacgagaaggaggaggagaaggaggaaaagaagaaggagaataaattggaggagaaaaataagaagaagggagaggaggagaaggaggattAGAAGGAGGAAGAGAAGGAGGGAAACGAGGAGGAGCAGAATTGA